The following is a genomic window from Carassius carassius chromosome 24, fCarCar2.1, whole genome shotgun sequence.
TCACATATCACACTGCTAGTTACCAAGCAAATTAACTATCACCGCTTTAGTGCTTTTATATTCAGTAAAGGTGTCTGCACTGGAAGATTTTTGATGCACAAGAAGCTAATCCAGCCActgtgttttatgaaataaaatcattttacttACAAGTATGATATGTGTTTAGTGATTACTATGAATTCATTGATTATATGCACCATCCATGCACCACTTTGAATACACTATGGGGTTTAACGGTacacaaatatgttttttattaaacagtggtttactgaacaaatGGCTCTTTCTTTAAACATTTCTGAGGGATAAACATCTACCTCAGATTCTGCTCTAAACCATAGGGTTACAATTAACAACTGTGCACaatcttaaattattatttattatatataataatcaaCACTGTATGCAAACATGCTAATTTcacataatgcattttttttatgcaaatttctATTTGCTGGTGAAACATGATCATTTAAACAGTGGCTGTCATAACATGTTTCATAACAAATTTATTAAACATACATTAAGTAATTATAGGGAATGTAAATTATAATGAGTATATAGTGGAAATGCTCTTTTCTAGACTTTATTGCTTTAATGAACTAACGAGCTGTGGAACTGATGACTACCTGAGGTTAATGAAGGAGATTTTGTTTACAAGCTCTTTTATTGCCTTCTTTCCACAGTTGAAACACTAATTGAGTGATTACAGTTGGCAcgagatgttcattcatgtttattttattgtttaaactaGTAGTAAAGAAGAAGGGATGATCTGTCGCGCCACATCAAAGAGCGTTAAAACTGCACTTATTGTTTGAACTTCCTGAAAAAATGGACATAACTTGaagatgagactttgtttcagcAATATGTATAACTGGAAGTTTCCAATGAAGTAACGTGCATGCTGTGGTTAAACCAATGCTGTTTTTGTTCTTTACACATGTGTACCGAACCGAAAGACCTGTACCGAAAATATTCGGTACAACTATGTGTACAGTTACACTCTTAGTATGCACTATAGGTGCAACAATTGCCagattaaaggagcattgcgtaggttctgaaatttctaacggttactgacaccagtggccgttagaggaactgcagccagtctcaagCTCGTTAATATTTACCTGAAGAACTGTTGATCTCATAAGAAGTGAATACTATTGCTGTCAATGGAGACGGTAAAATGAAAAACCAAGACCTTACTTAAAAGAAAACACAGCTGCTCTCATTGACAAGGAGCTGTACATGAATTGTATGAACATAgtatttagaatattttaaaatgtacagtattatatttatattgcatttctgcAGATGTTGGAGGATACAGAACGTTTGCAAACGCTTTTGTGTGTTTTCCTTCTTTCTGTGTCATTTATTGgttgtttttcatttgatttgagAGGCTTGCTCAtgaatctttgggtgaactactaaTTTATCATGTTATAGTTAATCTAATCATTGTACTTGAGAATAAACAATGtttatttgcagttttttttaatacgTTTAAAGACTTCAAAGACATTTCACTGATAATCTTCAACCACAATGTGGTTTCACTAGAAAAAATGCACTCCCTGAATTCAGTTCTCAGATTTAGACAGATTcagtggaattttttttaaagtaaaaacattttaatacattttatgcagTAATAAACAAGATATAAACACTGCAAAATGTTTTGCAACATCCTCAAATGACAGACAAGTAATTGCACAAaaactataattattataaataataaacaacacaaatatcccaagcagtcagtcaagtttacattatttagtaaactgatttacactttaataataataataatctaattaattaaaatcatgaagcttatcattttcacatcgatttattaaaagtttaacaaaaaaaaatacatgtttagggcttttaaatgtttaggggttttaaattgttttaatttttctcaccgtatcattaatattttttattgttaccaaattctatattttagcatgtctaattatttgaatgcataaaataactcattcttttttttttcttaaagaagccttatgatcttttttcccctcagaaattctgtgttgtgtatttacatttttctggttatcaaatgaggGCATGAAACcttaatttcatttatcatttagtcagtatacatttgtattaatttttttaatatgggGGGTATTATAgaaacaaaaatgatttttatttagcaaggatacttgaaattaatcaaaagtcatttataaagtaaagacatttataatgttacaaaagtaaaaaaaataacaatatgctGATacaagtgtgtgcgtgtgtgtgcacatatatgtatatacagtgcaTTAAATCATTGCTTTAGTATATAATCTGAACCGGCAACAGGAACCAAAAATATTCTGGCATTTAAACTGATAAAATTAATAATTGATCACGTGAGCGTGTGTAAGCAATAAGGTCAACCATTGAGGGAAAGTGGACATGATTCTAAATATGGGCGTGGTTAAACCGGACAGTGGGCGTGACGTTCATGTATGTGGGCGTGGTTTGCGTCCACGTGTGAGCGAGAGCCTCCAAAACCGAGCGGCTTGTTGAGTTTTGTCGCCTGACAGACGCGCTCGTTCACTGCGGTTCTTTCTACCTCATATCAAATCACCCGTGCTCTGTTCCTGCTGCTGAAACTTTGACCCTGTTTGAGTCGTCGTGAGGATGCACAGCTCTCAGAAGGACACCACATACACCAAGATCTTCGTCGGAGGTCTTCCGTATCACACCACCGACTCCAGCCTCAGGAAATACTTCGAGGTGTTTGGAGAAATCGAGGAAGCTGTTGTCATTACTGACAGACAAACAGGGAAATCCAGAGGCTATGGATTTgtaagctatctatctatctatctatctatctatctatctatctatctatctatctatctatctatctatctatctatctgtctgtcatcaatgttatttttttgaaGATACTATTCATAGATCAgagatactgttatagtttttattattttgaaccagtttttatttttatattttccatttatatttgagttttagtgagttttaataatttttatttaaattatttaagttatttaaatatatatatatatatatatatatatatatatatgtatatatatatatatatatatatgtaattgttttttgtgttttttttatttattattttatttattagtttcccAAAATTTTTTAAAGTAGCCTgcatttcaagtaacaaaacgttttttaattatttccgtTTTAGTTGTAGTTAGTTATAATCTCCCtgatcattattattagtatGTCTATcgttatcagtgttattttagtatcattgagacactattagtttttttatatatttaaaatttttattgtaattgttgtACAATTTCTagtgattttgttgtgtttttgtaaattaaaatgatacattttgctTTGTCGgctataatattttatttcaagtaatgaaggtgtgttttttttagttcactataataaccctgattgtTGTCTGTCACATTCACATGGAGCATCACTTGTCTTGTGCTCCTCGTCTCATGTATGTGTAGGTGACGATGTCTGATCGAGCCGCGGCAGAAAGAGCCTGTAAAGACCCAAACCCCATCATAGACGGCAGGAAAGCCAACGTCAACTTGGCGTACCTCGGGGCTAAACCACGGATCATGCAGCCGGGTAAGAAGATCCGGTCACTCGCCGCAGACCCAAATACATGCAATACACACAAGCTGCATGACAGAGCATCACACGCTGGCTCCTAAATGAGCCGAAGCCCTCAGGTGCAATCTGAGATTTCACACAGGAACAACAATGATGCTTGTGTGACAGCACGAGTATTTGTGAAATGCAATGAGGAAGATACAAAACATTTGGAAAGTTGTTTGCAGGATTGATGGCATGCATATATTTTGTAAccaatttaatttgaatatttttgtttttattgaaggAAAAAACGTTTTTTGAACCGtaagaattttaatgttttttaaagaagcttaCCGAACCTGCATTTATGTGATtctaaatacaacaaaaacagtaatattattaaatatttttactatttcaaataattgttttctgtgcgaatctctgttaaagtgtaatttatttctgtgatgctccgctgtattttcagcatcattcctccagtcttcagtgtcacatgatcttcagaaatcatgaaaatatgatttgttgctcaagaaatatttattattattatcattatcattactgtttaaaacagtattcttaaatgaataaaaatcagcatttatctgaaataaaaggctttttttttacattatacagtttaccattcaaaagctttgagtcagtatcttttttattttttttattttgagaaataataatagaaattaatgtttatttagaaaGGATGCTTTTAATTGATCAAAGTTGATGATAAATAGATTtagaatgttataaaatatttctgatttcttttgaactttccattcatcaaagaaacctaaaaaaaatataatcaactgttttcaacataacaataataaatgttttttctaaaggaccatgtgacactgaagcctggatgaatgatgctgaaaattcagctgcgtatcacagaaataaattaaattttaaaagatattcaaatataaagcagttattttaaatagtaaaaatatttcacaatattactgcttttgctgtatttagaatcaaataaatgaaggtttggtgagcagaacttctttaaaaaacataaaaaaatattactgttcaaacaTGTTTTACTTTTGGTCATTATATgcgtttttcttgttttattaaaatataaaagtaaataaattcaataagGTTGCGTTTTTTAACAGGGTTTTCATTTGGTGTCCCCCAAATACACCCTACCTTTATCCAACGGCCTTATGGGTAAGTATAACAACATGACTGtatattgtttttgtaatttaatcagttttaaaggaatattcacccaaaaatgaaaatttgtcgaGAATGTGATCAACCCCTGAGTTCATCCAAGatgaggatgagtttgtttctttgtcagatttggagaaatgtagcattgcatcacttgctctgcagtgaatgggtgccgtcagactaagagctgataaaaacatcacaataatccacagcactccagtccatcagttaacatctggagaagacaaaagcttttctttcaatttttgaTTTCTCTTCTCAAGTGAATCTACATTTTTAaaccaaatgcatttttatcGTTAGACTATAATCATCTCCTATTTAATTTATCAATACTGAGCCAAGAGTATCATCACTCCAAAGTTCACTGAACGAAAATCTTGCAATATGTTGTTAAATATATGATgatattctgacggcacccattcactgcagagcaagtgatgcagTGCTACACTTCTCCAAATCTGACGAATCTTTTAAGCCTTCCCTCATTCCTCTACATTCTGTTTAGTAAAATTACGATCTTATTTAAGACTCATTTTAATTGCTTTAAAGGTGTTGTGTGTAATTTTTGGACATTCTTGTGTCACGTTAGAAGTAAATTCTTCATAGGTTGATTCCTAACTTTGAAAATGACACGCTTCACCTTTAAAGATGAATTGGTGTTCCTATTCTGTAAAGGATTTCTGTGCATTGTAGATGGATTCCTGTGTCATATAACGCTGTTCTCCTTGTGTCGTAGAGATAGTGAGGACGATCATTCCCCGTTACTGTATCCTCCCCCTTTCCGCCAGGTTATGAGGTGTGTGCGTCTGCATTTTACCTGTGTGGATGCTGTGTGCGTTTTACTTGCTTAACTCCTGAAAAGTCTTCGTCTgtgtcttcctcttcctcttcgcAGCCGTGACTCAGTGTTACTGTCTCTCTCTGATCTGACAGGCTCGCGTTTGGTTAACATAACCTAAGAAGTGAACGAGCCGAACAAAGTCAGAAATCATAAGCGCTACCAGTAGACTCAAACATGATGGTGATTAGCTTGCATGAAcgttgttgttggtgtttttggaGAGTAGCTTTGGTGTGCCTTTGAATCTGAAGTGGTTTTTATTAGCTAAACCGTGTGCTTTAATAGAAATGAGTGTAAATTGTAAGATGTGGGGATTCGTGCTGACGGTCGTATCTTTTGCCATTTTCCATGTTCTTTCTCGATTTGATGATTGTGCACAGCTTgtttgagtttatttattttttcatttaaacaggCGTTTCGGCATTTTGTTGTTGAAGGGCTCAGAGTTtccctttaaaacaaaacaactcaCGAATTGCATGCTGCTGTGTATCTTGTGCCTCTAATTGAATATTTTACTAATGAATCATAtgccttttatttgtcttttcttCTTACAGTGACTTAGGTTCTCTTTTTCTGAAACCTCTTTGTTAATTCAATTCTATGCCGGTTTTTAATACAGTTTTGGTGTTTAcatatatctaaaataaaataaaataaaataagctaaaataaaatattctgctGATTTTGATATAGTTcggttttaacatatttaaaaaaaaaacactcacacatCTGAAATGATTCAGatgattttaatacaattttggtTTTACCATATTTCTAAAATAAgataagctaaaataaaataaaatattcagttgATTTTAATACAGTTTGGTGTTAAcgtatttctaaaataaaataagctaaaataatatatacatttttatattttatttgatttcagttaaagtttatactattatagttttaattaatattttgaatcagttttttatttttatatatatattttttttttgtttgttgtattaTTATGTTGCATGTCTttgagtttttgttttctttaaatacatcggtctattttattttagtttttagttttttaagtgCAATGTTGCCtttgaaactgaaattaaaatctgaaattaaatatatatttttatattttgttttatttcagttaaagttaatttttttatgttttagttaactaaatGACATACTATTTCTAAGGTAAAATCTTGATACtctaataagcataaaaatacgtagcatacatttacatttattcattcatcttaCAAATGAGGAGTACGACgaaaaattaatttcaaatatcagCCAGAATACATAGATATTGGGTAAAATAGTCCATTGTATATTCATTGAAATGTTTTGATCAATGTTTCCTGTATTGcaagtatatttatatttgacaTTTCTCTCATTTCATCTACCTTAGATTAATTTTGTTACACTGACATTGTCACAATGAACTGAAATGTTGccctggcaactagctgaaataaaataagtttaaggcctttttcatttttttcaattaGTTGTGTTTAGGTTTTGTTAAAGTCTTGGTAATTTTGTTGTGggcttttataatttttttaataattattttttatatatgtctaAATAGTTTAATTACCATTGTAGTACATAAAGTTGATTTAACCACATTAACCAGTACATTAATACATTAGTAcattaaccaccagatcctcctgtcaaccttACAAAAGTCTTatctatcagataggtccttcaaagtatcttggagaggtgaggtgtccaagtcacaacatctaactactggggtgcctcagggctcagttcttggaccacttctcttctctgtctacatggcatcattaggttctgtcattcagaaacatggcttttcataccactgctatgctgatgacactcaactctacctgtcATTCCCtcctgatgatccaacggtagctattcgcatctcagcttgtctaacagacatttcttcctggatgatggaccatcaccttcaactcaaccttgccaagacagaactgcttgtgattccagcaaacccatcgtttcatcacaatttcaccatcaagttaagcacatcaaccataactccttcaaaaacagctagaagccgtggagttatgattgatgatcagctgactgactcagaccacattgctaaaacggtccgatcctgcagatttgctttgttcaacatcaagaagatcaagctctttctttcggatcatgctgcacaactccttgttcaagctcttgttctgtccaggctggactattgtaatgccctCTCTGCAGGTCTTCCAGTCAGTTcgatcaaacctttacaattaatccagaacgcggcagcaagattaatttttaatgaaccaAAAAGAATGCCTTCACACctctattaatgttatttatcattaatatttgtcTACAAAACCTCAATTGGCTCTGCACCCccttacctaaattcattacttcagcctctggaagcttgtgttctgcaagtgaacatcactTTATTGTTCatctcaaagaggcacaaaatcatgTTCACAACTCAATCCTTGAAGAGTCCTTAGACGCCTTCAAGAAACGGctaaaaaacacatctcttccattttATCTGAAGCTCTAATTCTACCccactctattctaattctatgctttatatataattaaaataattttttttaaatacatttcaatgaaataaaatgtttatgtttttcatactttatttgatttcagttgaagtttatactattatagttttaattataattctggattttgttgtgtgtttttgtcattttgttagttttttaaattcaattattttttattaattttttcatcagttttagtcatttaagTACATCCTTGTctttgcaactagctgaaataaaatacatttttatattttgttttatttcagttaggtCTCAGAGCTTACAATGTAACACATGCGATGCATTGCATtctaatacatttcaaaatgcaaCAGCATGTGACATTGAGTTTGTATATGATCATctattcatgtaaaaaaaattggggCCTAAGAAACCACAGTTTTGCACTGTATCGTACTGCTGACCAACCCTCCTGATTCAGTCAGCTCGCCCCAATCAAAGACAATGTAAGTCCCAGAGAAGAGCAGCTGCAGCGCTGTACTTCAGTGTGGAGCACAACGACATTCAGAGCAGCGCGAGACAACAGGTGTTCAGAGACACCAGAGATCAGCCCCTCTGTTTGCCATTTACAATAGCTTAAATTAGCCCTGAACTCTAGCAACCCCCAAATGTTCAGGACGTGAAGGAGAAAAATATGTTCGTAGTAAGAAAGTTGCCGCTGTGGCTTAGTAACAGGGGTATTTTTAACAATGACACACTCAGGGATCTGGGTTAGGTTATATTTTTTACCACGTTCATAATGATATGTTGTATTAAATCTCATCTTATCTAAGTTTCTGATAGGGGTGTTAGATTAAT
Proteins encoded in this region:
- the rbm24b gene encoding RNA-binding protein 24b isoform X1, with the protein product MHSSQKDTTYTKIFVGGLPYHTTDSSLRKYFEVFGEIEEAVVITDRQTGKSRGYGFVTMSDRAAAERACKDPNPIIDGRKANVNLAYLGAKPRIMQPGFSFGVPQIHPTFIQRPYGDSEDDHSPLLYPPPFRQVMRIPAHYVYPQAFVQPSVVIPHVQPSAASAAASPYLDYTGAAYAQYSAATSAAAAAAYDQYPYAASPAAAGYVTAPAGYGYVQQPLASPAPGAAAAAFAQYQPQQLQTDRMQ
- the rbm24b gene encoding RNA-binding protein 24b isoform X2: MHSSQKDTTYTKIFVGGLPYHTTDSSLRKYFEVFGEIEEAVVITDRQTGKSRGYGFVTMSDRAAAERACKDPNPIIDGRKANVNLAYLGAKPRIMQPGFSFGVPQIHPTFIQRPYGIPAHYVYPQAFVQPSVVIPHVQPSAASAAASPYLDYTGAAYAQYSAATSAAAAAAYDQYPYAASPAAAGYVTAPAGYGYVQQPLASPAPGAAAAAFAQYQPQQLQTDRMQ